The Acropora muricata isolate sample 2 chromosome 4, ASM3666990v1, whole genome shotgun sequence genome contains the following window.
AACCTCCGTCCATCGTCTTCATTCGCAGCTGATGCGTGCACGCTCATTGCGTCTTTCTTAGGGTTCGAGAAGGCAGTATGTGGCTCATCTTGAAGAAAGGCCACCGCACTCGCACTTGCCGATGGAAAGCTTTTTGTATGGGCCGGTCTTTTTTGCCCGTTACTGCCACTGTTTCCGCTGCTAAGGACCTCTTGGTCGGTGGAGGTGGCCTCTTTTTCTTGGGCCTGCTTTATTAGAATATCCTTTCCTTCTACATGCTTTTCTATCGTGACAGCATCGAGATGCGTGCTTGTGGCTCTCATCGAAGCTTTTGAATCGCATCTGACCTCCGATTGGTTATCTGCTTCAGGGAAAGACTTGGTAACCTTGGCTGCTGAATGGCAATAAAAAGCGGGTTTGGAATCTACTTCCGTTTTCAGTTCGAATTGAGGACATGATGCAACTTCTGCCAAACACGTGTTGTTGTGTTCAATGTTTGCCATAACGATTTGTGCAGTTGGTGGATGCTTTGTATGCTTTGTGTCCTCTGAGTTttgttctgtttcttttttctcttgtaCAAGAGGACAAAATGGTTTCCTTGTGATGATATTACAACACAATTTTCCAACTTTGCTCTCCAGATTTGCATATGAATCGTTCTGAGCTGCTGTGGAATCTGATGCCATGACTATCGGTGCAATTCTAGCATCTGCTTCATTTCTAGCTTCAGATACGTAATCAGCCGCACATCCAAAATCTCGGTCGCATAGAAATGAAGCACGCCTTCTATTGATTGCAGGTTGGCAATCTGTGAAAGCCTGTTTTTCTGTGATTCTACCACATGACTTGATTGCAATTTCAGACTGAAAAACCGTGTTAATGTCCTTCTCTTGAGCCCAAGCACTCAAGTGACATTCTATATTTGGTTCAGTAGCAGGTTCTGTCGCATTCTTTTTCAGGCGAACAACCGAGTCGCATCcagatacaggctgcaaaactATTTCAGATCCCTTCCCATCGAGACCAGCAACTGAGTCGCAATCAATTGATTCAGAATCTGCTTTCGTTGTTAACCGTTTggattcaaatattttttcacaGCATTCCAAACAGACATCCGTACTATTATCTGGTTTGATTTGGTCTTCTTTTTCGTCAGTTTCTGAATCCCGTTCATTGGTTGAGTTAGAATCTCGGTCTGTCGACGTAGTCGGTTGGATGCAAGCAGTTGAATCGTTTTTAACCATGCACGCGGCACGTGGTTCACTGCAAGTGCCGTTGAGACAACTAGCTGACCGGCATCTTGGTTGATTTTCACTCTTTATTTTGCCGTCAGAAATTTGGTATGCGGCTGCAGATTTGCTTGATGGTTTGGCTGAAATCTCTTTGATGCTGGATTCGGAATCACCATCATCTTTAAATTGGGAATCCGGTTCGGTTTCCACCTCTTTGGAAGCTGCAGCTGCTTTGCTTTTAGTTTCCGTTTTATCTTGACATAACTCTCTCTCTAACACGGAATCTCGGTCTGTCGACGTAGTCGGTTGGATGCAAGCAAATGAATCCTTTTTAACCATGAATGCTGCACGTGGTTCACTGCAGCTACCGTTGAGACAACTAGCTGAACGGCATCTCGGTTGATTTGCACTCTTTATTTTGCCGTCAGAAATTTGGTATGCGGCTGCAGATTTGCTTGATGGTTTGGCTGAAATCTCTTTGATGCTGGAATCATCAACATCTTTAAATGTGGCATCCGGTTCCGTTTCCACCTCTTTGGAACCTGCAGCTACTTTGCTTACAGTTTCTGTTTTATCTTGACATAATTCTTCCTCTGACACAGAACGTGCAGTTAAACATACAGAAACAGATTTCCTCTCCTGTAAATTACTACTTGGATTCCATTGAATTGTAGATCCAAAATCTGGTTTCTGTTTTGCGTGATCTTCAACGCAACTTGATTCTCTCTCAGGAGCGCATCTAATCTCTGCTTCAGTTTGCTTCTCGCTTTTGTCAGCCGTAGAATGAGCTGAGGGAGATGAATGAAACCCACACTTTTCTGTGGTACTGTCGTAGGGTCTGACTTCCAAAATGTTATTCCTCGGCAGATTTGAGTTGGCACTTGCAAGCGCCCAACGCACTGTTTTCGCGTCTTCCGAGATGCTTTCTTTCACTCGCTCTTGGGTCAAAGATTCTGCACTAGAAACGGGGACAACTATGTTGCTTCTCTTTTTAAACTTGGAAAGTAATGACCCGCACATATCTCCCGAAAAAAGACTATTTCTCTCTCTTATAGTCAAAACACGTGTAAACGTCAAGAGTTGATCTGTAAATGTAATTAGCTAATTAGCTGATTGTGACTTTGATATCAATTTTAATAAATTAAGATAATTTTCAAGGTCATAGTAATTATACGTCAGATGATTGTTACGCTACTGAGGGACTTCTTAAGCATCATTCGAAAAGAGTCTTTGTAGTGACGTGTAAAAATTCGTGACGAATCGACTTGGAGAAGTGATTTAAATGACAATTGCACTGACACTCTCCTATTGGGAGCGAACTAAGTTACAATTGTAGATGAATTAATATCGGCGCTCAAGGAATCAAAGCTGAAAAGTACCACAAGGAAACACTTCGTCCCCTCTCCCTTCGTTCATGTTTGATTATTCTAGTTCAACTTTGATTTTAGGGGGGAGGAGACGGTGAACCAGAGATATCGAGTAAAGAGAACCCATTGTTTGATCAGAGTGCCCCAGTGATATATTTCAGGGACTACAGGCGGCCTGTAACTTCTGTTATTCAAATAACCCCTCAAGGCAAATATAATGCAGAGGAATGTCATGCAAAGCTGttttaggcccggttcagacgccgctccactcatgtgccgaacctaattgaattaggttcgactttggagcgacattggcgcgacaactgattcagacggcgtactgtgtgtcgaacctaatgtaggagtacatcatgggaagattgtacattgtcataattaatgcatttggttcggcacatgggaagagcgccgtatgaatcagttgccgctccagtgtcgaataatgcggcagaccttgttgaacttaacaacgttgccgcaccgaattaaaactgccgtaccgaattgattcagacgccgctcttttgccggacttaattcatcaattaggttcggcacatgagtggagcggcgtctgaaccgggccttagtaCAATTCTTTTATCAATCAACTTATTAtcctatgaaagaaatgtttagaTAGGTAAATAGGCAGGTCCACATCAGGATTCTACCAGGCTTGCGTTTTGTATAACCTGCATtaacaaataaagtcaaagtcaAAAGTCAAAATTCGTGAAGTGCAGTTAAGGGACGAATAGAAAAAATGATCcttaattgcttaaattgtccagcaagtacgaggatcatttcttcaatttaaTATCCTGCCGTAAGAATATGTATAGGTGGTACGAAAGAGATCCTCAAATCTACACATCTTTGGCTAGATGTTGTAACCTTTTTACTCAGACATTATATGATATTTTGACTTTTGTACCAGTATTtgatgttttaaaaaaatctttctATTTTGGGAACAGCCAATGCGCCTCGCTGAATTCTTTGAACCGACAGCAGGGCTCCGTCGGCACTTTAAGACCCTTCGCTCCCAGTTCTCCAAGTAAATGAAATCCGGGCAAAGACATTATGTATATACCCACCACGAGTCCACGGTAAATTATTCAATTTCCCAATATTCAGTCATCCGTATTCATGTACTTTCATCAGTAACCAATTACCTTCATCTTTATACATTTATCATCAGCTATATCTACCCTCAGTTACGTTCATGTACCCGCATCCACCTTCATGAACCTTCATTTGCGTTCATTTACCTTTAGTCacattcatttaccttcatctaccttcctttgcgttcatttaccttcatctaaTGAAAGAGCGTAAATTAGagtagatgaaggtaaatgagtgtaaatgaaggtagatgaaggtagtTGAACGTAAATGAGGGTacatgaaggtaaatgaacgtagatgaaAGCAAATGAACGCAAATGAAGATAGATGAACGTAGATGAAGGtaaaatgaaggtagatgaaggtaaagGAAGGTAGATGAACATAAATGAAGGTAGTTGACGCTAAATGAAGACAGATGGAAGtaaatgaaagtaaatgaaGCCAAATGAACGGAAGTTAAGGTAGATAACAGTGAATTAACGTGAATGAAGGTATATTAAGGTCAATGAACGTGAATCAAGGTAAATGATGGCAAATGAACATGACTGAAGATGTATGAAGGAATATGAGAGTTAATGAATGTGGTTGAAGGTAGATGCTGGTAAATGACCGCACATGAAGGAAGATTAATATGGATGACGATAAATGCATATAGGTGAAAGTTAATGAAGATGGATGACTTAATGTTGGGAAATTGAATAATTCAGCGTATCTTACATAGTAGGGGACTCGTGGTGGGTGCATGCATGACGTCTTTCCCGAAATCCGAAAGAGGTTGTAAAAGGATAAATAGCAACATCaatattttcagttttattttaagATTGAGGCCACGAAGGGTATGCTAAAGAGGTAAACATGGAAAAGGAATACCAGAACAGCATTATGACTCCCGAAAGAAGCGATTCTGTTTGTAAGGAGGCGTCATTACCCGACAACTCGGTGAGCTAACCGAAACTTCCCACTggtttgcaatttttattttttaaaaatgttttggtaATGTCTGATTTAATTTTATCTCGAGTAATCACGACGAATGTGGAGTAATTTTAAAACGTTTTGAGAATTTTAAGACTCGAATGTAATGGAGTTATGTCTTAAAGGAAACTGAATATTATTTTTTAGAAATTAAACTATATGGACACACAAGTAGACAGGATTCTATAACTTTAATATCACACAGATAAATAAGAATTTTATTTGGATTTTACTCAGCAATGACTTTGGCACGGATCCCTACATAATTTTGCATGCAAAGTTGATAAGTAATCGGGTATACTCATTCGTATTAATTATTCGATATTCTGGCTATTCTTCAAGGAACAAAGACAACTCTAGAACTCCTAAAGGTAATCCTTTTTAACCGCTATCGTTCCGGTATGGACCTTTCAGCACAATATCTGACAAAGGAATCATGATTAGAATTAGTGATTTTAATATCAAAGTATTTCATAATTGATAGGTCTATGAgttgttaaatttttttcttataattgCAATTGGCTGTAGCCGAAACTATTTTATACTGCACAATTCCttctattttattgttttttgctcgcTGCTTTGTGGAAGGACTCATATGTGTTCGTTTTTGTAATGGAAGTGTTTCAAGAAGCATAAAATATGTAATGGTAATagaactgagtggagtacaatttggAAGTAATTGAGTGAGTGATTTCAAAATCAGCTTAGTGCATAGCGTGAACCGgatttgaaattacaagcaTGATTACCCCTCAATTGAATGTCAGTCCTATTACCagttaattgtgtcaataacaagatgcgagaaactctggaattaaagatttaatatGCGGGCACATATGCTTCTTATCAATATTAAACTCATCACCTTGAGCCTCGGAACTGGTGCGAAGAAAAGTTGGTGGGGTCCTGCGCAAGTAtgaggcacagcagggaggtttccatgGTGACCCTGTGAGCGGAACCAGTCCTGCCAGTGGTTACCAACCAGCACCGTCACAATTAAGTGGAAATTCTTATTTAACACAGTTCTTACATGGGTCTGACTTCTAATGAGTGTGGGAAGGGCAGGGTAGTAAAGCTGCCAGCAAAGCAATGTTGAAAATCCACTATGATGGCAAGGAAAAAGCAGATGGTGAGTAAGGCTGATTCATCGGCACATGGTAAGGCATACCCCTGCGACCACCCCGAATGCAGATTTGTTGGAAAGACCACTGGACGCATTGACTCaagattaacttagcctaaattacataaATTAGCCAGATCATTACTAGCTTAAGATCAGCTTTCTAAAGGATGAAGATATTGTACAAAATTGTATAAAACATATCCAGATGAAAGCcattggaccagttaatttggtccatgtttgttttcaatctgcacctgacAACCTCACTTaaaaaattttccttgatttcctCATGCGATAAGATACCGTAATAATGTTGTTTGGTTATTAAACAATGGTACAATAATTGCTGATACTGTTTGCAATGTCATTTTTATTCTCACAGAAATCCAGTGGAACCGGAGTCAGTTCGACGGCGGTTGTGAAGtattcagcacaagaaattttgCCATACAACAAACTGCAACAGGTTAATCCCAGTCACCTTTCACTTTGACATTTACGTCTGGTTAGtcatttgtataggtaatagcatgatttgtagtgatatttggcataaataccacgagtgatatttcaaaattgttttacataatttcacgagccatTAGGGGAGTGAAATTtgaggcaattttgaaatatcacaagtggtttttatgccaaatatcacgtacaattcatgctattaattgtttatactacaacctgaatAATTCAGTCATCCGACGCCATGTGTTTActtttgtcgagttgtttcgcttcgtaggcgagcaaattggttttgaagttcttgttttgggCCCTgttggtccagacattgagccaggtcgatgtacttttctcagtattttggttctTGAATCTCTggtttcaaaatctcgaaatctttctgccatttttgcgtaactcgtgcgacgagattatttggtgaatttgggttaccatagtaactgtaatctTCACATGTAGgtttttcaaattaagctgaaatacctctgctctcagccaatcaaatggcagaaatttctcaggtagtagtataaactATGTAAACTATGGCTCAGGGTGAGGTAACAATACTTTTGCTTGCACGGTCACAGAAGTACTAACATTATTACAGCTACAGCTGAAGGGCTGAAAGGTCAGTATTTGAGATGATTATGTCTGATACATTTGTTTTATAtcaatgaataattattatattatttacCTTTACTTTATCCCGGCCGACCCGTTAGCtcaatgataattattggtGGAGCACCAGACTACCATCagggaggtcatgggttcatacctcagccggaccaacactcaggggctttaaataactgaggagaatgTGCTGCCTTTTAATGACACCTGCAAATCCTTAGATGTTaaaagtcttcttggataaggactaaaAGCTGTAGGCCCTGTCTCCTAcatcttcagtgttacatggttagcaggcgacgttaaagaacccacacactttaatatcgaaaagagtagggcatcaagttcctggtgttgtggtcagaCCTCAGTTCAGTGTTTTGTATTTCATTGGTTGGTGCTTCAATAAGGGCTGTATCGCCTGTGTGCATGTTTCTTCCTTGGACTGATCTGTCCAGAAAATgcttaaagtaaagtaaagtaaagttgTTATCATTTGATACTTGATAAGGAAAattcaattaatttaaataTGTCAGTCTTTACTGGTTCTTTTTACTATGATCAGAATTTCCTAGATCTTTTAAATTTTCTATATatattttcataataattaatcTCTCGTACTTACAGTAAGGTTCCTGATAGAACAGACATCAAAGACAAagttttcagaagttgcagTTTCATCAATTTATGCCAAAGTTGCACATTTCATCACAATCACAAATGGAGGGAGCAACTTTCAAGATTGATGGAATTTCAAAGAGAACTCTAGTTTCATTGTATAAGGAGTGAAACTATACCTAATGAGCATGTAACCCTTAAATCATGCTACTTTTGTCTAGATTAGGGTTAGGGAAACCTTTGTGTgcagttttcaaaattctgCTTTCATTTCTAGGATACGGACTTGAATGTTGCTCCTTCCAACTGGTTGAGAGACGGACGGTTTTCTGATGTGGATCACATCAGACGAGATCCAGTTGAATTTTCTAGGTTTGCAATATTTTAATAACACTTCAATGTGCAAGAGAGGTAGTATGGAAAAGGCAGGAGCTTTGCTGGTTCAATTTTT
Protein-coding sequences here:
- the LOC136913860 gene encoding uncharacterized protein translates to MCGSLLSKFKKRSNIVVPVSSAESLTQERVKESISEDAKTVRWALASANSNLPRNNILEVRPYDSTTEKCGFHSSPSAHSTADKSEKQTEAEIRCAPERESSCVEDHAKQKPDFGSTIQWNPSSNLQERKSVSVCLTARSVSEEELCQDKTETVSKVAAGSKEVETEPDATFKDVDDSSIKEISAKPSSKSAAAYQISDGKIKSANQPRCRSASCLNGSCSEPRAAFMVKKDSFACIQPTTSTDRDSVLERELCQDKTETKSKAAAASKEVETEPDSQFKDDGDSESSIKEISAKPSSKSAAAYQISDGKIKSENQPRCRSASCLNGTCSEPRAACMVKNDSTACIQPTTSTDRDSNSTNERDSETDEKEDQIKPDNSTDVCLECCEKIFESKRLTTKADSESIDCDSVAGLDGKGSEIVLQPVSGCDSVVRLKKNATEPATEPNIECHLSAWAQEKDINTVFQSEIAIKSCGRITEKQAFTDCQPAINRRRASFLCDRDFGCAADYVSEARNEADARIAPIVMASDSTAAQNDSYANLESKVGKLCCNIITRKPFCPLVQEKKETEQNSEDTKHTKHPPTAQIVMANIEHNNTCLAEVASCPQFELKTEVDSKPAFYCHSAAKVTKSFPEADNQSEVRCDSKASMRATSTHLDAVTIEKHVEGKDILIKQAQEKEATSTDQEVLSSGNSGSNGQKRPAHTKSFPSASASAVAFLQDEPHTAFSNPKKDAMSVHASAANEDDGRRLENDLPNHGTDLKISRQIIIKGAAKVNKEEMATEKSDWDNPSTSQRHSESAVTPGKLDVLFERVRKELEERILKMTTNKDQPYYKFLSANKELLLSKARKELEKRLLKIALSSKEAVSSPRKRYPAIQENRKVTCADNCDAALATARTLFEKTFREKMAVFQRGLMSDNSLRWFTLAKTKNYVAFNVFSARKSERSILLSARVPFNLRKFDVTHQLTTEAIKAKLERAQENRLRELERVRRRAHRLGRLRGRDEENNRKGVG